A single window of ANME-2 cluster archaeon DNA harbors:
- a CDS encoding peptidoglycan-binding protein LysM: MVEKAQIKILDDTGDETEIIDVMFNPEDYTVSIIGRVNPDEGQESSPSFNKVDIVDFIVKSFFDTYETQSDVREKTNKIAKLLMPAVEGPDRNRPPICLFVWGKFTYKGIIHKLDQKFTMFLETGIPVRAELTFTFKSVATPQEYAEYMGIEACRKVWTIKSSDRLDLIAHKALKNAALWRKIADENNIDDPIAFPQTHDIGKTLVIPD; the protein is encoded by the coding sequence ATGGTAGAAAAAGCTCAAATTAAAATACTTGATGATACTGGTGACGAAACAGAAATAATAGATGTTATGTTTAATCCCGAGGATTATACGGTTTCAATCATTGGTAGAGTTAATCCTGATGAAGGACAGGAATCAAGCCCTTCCTTTAATAAGGTAGACATTGTAGATTTCATTGTCAAATCATTTTTTGATACATATGAAACACAATCTGATGTAAGAGAAAAAACCAATAAAATTGCTAAACTATTAATGCCTGCTGTTGAAGGACCGGATCGAAATAGGCCTCCTATTTGCCTTTTTGTCTGGGGAAAGTTTACGTATAAAGGAATAATCCATAAACTTGATCAGAAATTTACAATGTTCCTTGAAACAGGGATACCTGTTAGAGCAGAACTAACCTTTACCTTCAAATCTGTTGCTACTCCACAGGAGTATGCAGAGTATATGGGGATTGAAGCCTGCAGGAAAGTGTGGACAATAAAAAGCAGTGATAGGCTTGATCTCATTGCTCATAAGGCACTAAAAAATGCAGCTTTATGGAGAAAGATAGCTGATGAAAATAATATTGATGACCCTATTGCATTTCCTCAGACGCATGACATTGGAAAAACATTAGTAATACCTGATTAA